ACAGTTTCTGGCTTTGTGCATATTCGGGGTCGGTTGCCAGTTTTTGCCTTTGCCATGATGCCTTTCTGGCACGCTGGCAGGCTGGTGTGGAGCAGTGGGTCTGAAGCTTGTTTCTCGGAATAAAAAAAGTACTGCACCCCAGGCAGGGGATAGGTTCCATGGTCCCTCCCAAAAACCGTTACAAGGCGAATTAAATGGAGGGAATTATATTTGATTATAAAATCAGTTAACGGAATTAAAAAATCAGTGGCTGGATCACAACCCTTGAAATTGGATGGGAAAAAATCCCTGAAAATGGCTGGGAATTAAATCGCTGGTCCCAGGCAGGCTCATTGGCAGATCCCGGCAGACAATTGCCAATTATATTGCAGACCTGAAAGCGGTCCGGCAAATTAAACTGGATCAGAAAATCTGGCGCATGAACCGGCTGGGAATCCTTCAGGAAAGAATAGCATTGCGCTTGGGAGAGACCAGGGATATTATCCGAAACCATTTGGGGAAAATGTCAATGTTAACAAAATCCCCAAATACGGATTTGTCCCAGGGATTAACCATTCCCCAGGTGGCTGCCAGGCATGGGTGGACAGAGCCCATGCTGTGGTCATTGGTTTTAGAGGGCAAATCCGATCAAAACAGATTCAAAGCCCTGGGATGGAGACCGTTCATGCCATCAGGCAAAATAAAGAGGAATGAGTTTTTATCCGTTTCCTTGACAGAAGGCAGTTGCCCGGCCTATAACCAGAACAGTTTACATCTTTCGTACATTCCAATTTCTCAGGACAGGGGACATGTCCATGACAAAAAAAGAGCTGATTCAGAAAAAAACACAGATGAAGGTCCATCAGATAACAGACGGGCTTACGATTCAGCCCAACAGGATCTATGTGATTCCGCCCAACAAGGATATGGCCATTTTAAACGGCACCCTCCAGCTCATGGACCTGCCCCAGCCCAGGGGATTTAACCTTCCCATTGACAGTTTTTTTAAATCCCTGGCCCAGGACCAGGGTGCTGATGCCATCGGCATTATCCTGTCGGGTGGAACGCGTTCTGCACGATTGGCCTGTTTTTATACCATTGACCGAATCAGAACTTAAAAGGCTGCTTACTGACTGCCCTTCAGGCTTTGATGAACGAACCGCTTTTCAAAAAAATCCTTTACAAACATCCGTGCTGACAGTATATATAATCATATTATATGATTTTAATATTTATGAGGAGCGAGTCATGGAGCGTATAAGTGTCACCCAGGCAGTAAGACAATTTTCTGATTTGCTTAATCGAATTTTTTATCAAGGTGTCAGTGTTGAGTTGGAACGTGGTAATAACCTGAAAATCGGCTAAAGCGTACACTATTCGGTATTCACTCCCAAGTACTTCAAGAACAGTCTGTCTCTGGCTACTGATTCGGTGGACCATCGATAGCTGCCCATGGCAGTCTGTACCTTTGTGGTTTCAATGCAATCGAACCAATCCAAGATCTGAGCGAGAGAGCGTTGCGCAAGCCAGTTTTCCAATTTTTTTTCGAGATTGAGAAGTGATTTGGTTTTTCCGGATTCATTTTTCCCGAGCTTGGACTGTACTTCCTTTATTTTTTTCATCAGGGAACAATGATAGCCCAGCGAGATAAATTGTGTGAATTGTCTTCCGCGCAGATTGTCCGGGTACCATGTGCGCGGTCGCGCACCGTCGAGTCTCCCTTTTTGCACGGCAAAGAGTTCTTCAATTTTTTCTCGCAACCGATAGTTTTCAAGTGCCGTAAATGTGTCCATAGTCTGATTGCTGACCAGAGCGAAATAGCCGAAGTACCTCTTTGCTTCGGTAATGGCTTTATCATTGAAGCCCACCTTAAGCTGCCCCCCACGCCCCTTTTTGGAACAGGTCAGGTACTTGTCTATTTTCTTTTGCGCAGATGGCGTGAACTCGGTATTTCCTCCTTGTATTTGCGCCTTCAGTTCAAGCAGATCCTTACGGAAGGCGAGTTCTTTCTTAGCTTCGTTGTCCGGGGAATAGTAAACATGCACATACAGGCGGCGCGAGAACGTTTCTTTCTCACCTGCAATTTTCCTGTTGCGTGATCGCTGGCGTGTCCGGCTGAACTGGTGCATTCTGTGCAAAGTTGCTCCGCAGATTGACGGGTCGAAAGGACAAGTGCTGGCCATACCCGCTATTGTTGCACGGAGCGCATCAATTGTCTCGCGGACCCATATAATATTTGGATCAACCAGCGTCAGAAACTTCACATTGCGCAAGGCGAATTCCATCATGTTTTTCTGGCTGTAGTAGCCGTTATCGGTGACGATCAGAGGCTTTTCCAGATTGAGACACTTGAGTTGTGTCAAAGTGTTTTCAATGGAGATGACATCCGGAATATTGCCGGGTTGCTTAGAGAAGGCTATCGGTTCGCCAGCCTTGACGGAATATAAGGTCAAAAGCTTGATGGTGTTGAGTCCGTCGCCATCCTTGTTGAATCCCTGTCGTGCCTCCGACTGATTTTCAGAATAGGTCGAAATAGTGGTAGAGTCAAACGCCAGCATAGGAGACTTCCCCAGGTGTGCCGCCCGAGCTGAAAAATAGCGCTGAACGCCTTCCTCATTGCGACCAACATCCTTAAACAGGCTACCATAGACGTCCTCAGTGATCGCTTCGCGATATGGAAGAGGGTGCATCACCTGCCAACTCTCAAGACGTGGCAGCGTGTTGCCACCGGAACCAATCCAGTAGCGTGCGATAGAAAGTATCTTTGCCGCATCACCCTCGCTGAATGAAGCACATACATCATTATCAATGCCGGAAACCTTGCCAACCCATTCCAATATGTCCGTGAGGCCGGTATGCCGACGTGTTGCATCGACAAGGCCTCCTTCGCCTTTATGTTTTTTCGGACGAGTCGGCAAAATTTTGTGAGTTCCCGACTTGATTTTTCCTTTGAGTTTCTGACTGACCGTATAGGTCTTTCTGGTCTTTTCGTCGTAGGCTGTAACCCGTTCATAGACGTAAATATCCCCATTCGGACGCTTTTCACGCCGTTCACCGACGTGAGTTTTTCCTGTTATTGGTTTAGCCATGCACAAACCTCCCTTAAAGTGTACGTATCAATATAATACAAACACGTTAAAAAAGCAAGAAAAAAGCATGACTTTTCAAACAATTAGAGCGTTTGGTGTTGTTTTTTTTATTTAAGATGTGCGCTTTATCCGATTTTCAGGGTAATAAGGTGATCGCTCGAATTTCTCCAGTTTCAATTGCGTCCTCTTTAAAAGTCAAAGACCTGAATAGAATGTTCGCAGAGCTGCCTTCGCTTGGAGATGATGCAGGTGTCTTTGCAAAAGATCTGGAGGATATTCGAAAACAAATACCCCTGGAGAAGACACAATGGGATTAATGCTGAACACAAATGTTTTTATTCATTCTGAGCGATCGAAATCTCAGATAGATTTTTCACCCTGGGAAGAATATGGCGATGTATATATCAGCGCAGTGACTGTTTCTGAATTATTGGTTGGTGTTCATTATGCTGATAATGAGTCAAGAAGGGCGCGTCGTTCCGCTTTTGTGGAATCCATATTGAGTAAAGTGCCTGTGTTGGATTTTAATACTGAAGTCGCCAGAGTGCATGCTGGTTTATTTGCATCACTTTCCAGGCAGGGTATGATGATAGGGGCACATGACCTGATTATTTCAGCAACCGCCTTAGTCCATAACTGTGCAGTATTGACAGAAAATAAAAACGAATTCGAAAGAGTTCCTGGACTTGAAACCATTTTATTCATTAAAACATAGAAGCCGTAGCCCACCAAAAGCACTCCCCAGTAGGCGCTCTTTGTTTAACGCCAGCTAAAGCCGATGATCATTGCCATCGTTGCTCCGATAATAAGCCCCCAAACGCCATACTTGATTTTTCCACCAGTTTCTTGTTTCATACGATAATGTCTCCTTGAATCAGGTTGTGATTTTTTGAACGGCCTTTTCAATCAGTGTTTTTAATTCCATGCAGCATTGGTCTACTTCATGATTTTCCAGTTCCTTGTTAATTGTACACATAAATTATTCAGCAAGCATTGTGCCGGGAGTGAAACCTTGGGATAATTTCTTTTAATATACTGATTTATTGATATAATAGCCTTATGGGCTTCGACGTCATAACGAGATAGAAAGGGTTTTATTTGAGCAGTAGGTCATATATGGCCCAAAGTCAGGTGATCATCCAGAAAACCCTGCTCCACCCCCAAATCCCAGCCTTGGCTTTTTTCCGGCGCAAGATCCGGGTTCCCATAGACGGAATAAAGTTCATACAGGGAGGGAGACCTGAAACCGGTGCCGAAGCTGGCTTTGAGACGGGTACCGGTGGACGGGATCTCATAGGCGGGTGCGATCCTGAACGTGGTCTTTCTACCAAAGGACTGATGATCATCCATGCGGGCCCCGGCAATCAAAACCAGGCTTTCGCCGACAAAGAGCGGGTCCTGGAGCCAGTAGCTCAAGGTGTGGGTATCGATGTCCGCCACTCCGCTGCTCAGGCTTTCCATGGCTTCGTTAAAATACCCGGTGCCAAAGGACAGCACATGGTTTTCAAAATCGATGTTGCCCTGCCAGGAAAATTCGTCGGAAGCGCCTTGATAGTCATACCAGGGCAGATTGTCGTTGTCATACGCCTGAAGATCACTTCTTGTGAATTTATAGGACAGAATGGATTCAACCCGGCCTTGGGCAAACCAGTTGTTGATTCCGACCTGTCCCATCAGACGTTCTGATTCAGATCGTTTGTATGTGGGACCGTCCGGGTTGGGCACCAGGGTGTTGACCCATGCACCGGAGACCGGATCCGGCACCCAGGTGGAAGTGATGTTGTCTCCGGTATACCCGCCTTCATAATCATCCAGATCCACCTGTGCATCCACATACCGCAGGGTGGATGAGACGGAAAAATTTTCATTGAATTCAAATCCTAAGTTGCCGGATAATGTGAGATTGTCATACCCGTCTTTTTCATCCGTGTTGCCATTCTGGGGGATGCGCGGGTTGTCCTTGTCTGCAATGGAAAACCCGTCCCGGGACAGATAAGAGCCGGACACGGCATATGTGAGCTTGTCCGTGGCACCCGAGGCATGGGCGCCGGTTTTCCAGGTGCCGTAGGAGCCGCCTTCCACGGAAGCGGTGGCTTCAGGGTCTCTGCTTCCTTTTTTGGTGATGATGTTGATCACGCCGGCTGTGGCATTGCTGCCGTACATCACACTCATGGCACCTCTGACCACTTCGATACGTTCCACCTGATCCAGGTTGATATCTGCGAGATCAGCGGACCGGTTGCGGTGGGAGGAGTCATTGAGAATAATACCGTCCAGCATTACCAGGGTGTTTTTCTCGTCCGCTCCCCGAATGAATACGGAGGAGCTGGTTCCCATGCCGCCGGTGGATGTCACAAATACACCGGGCACGGTTTTGAGAAGTTCCAGCACGGTATGGGGGTTTTTTTCTTCAATCTCTTTGGCCGTGATCACGGTGACGCTGTTGCCGCCGATTTTTGCTGAAGTGGTTTCGGTCTGGGTGACTGACACCACGACCTGATCCATGGTGGTGACTGCTTGATCTTCTGCCCGGCCGGCGGAAATGCCGGTGATTGCCGTCATCCAGAAAACAGCGATGATCCCTAAATATATCCCTTTGTTTTTCATTTGATTCTCCTGTGCGCATTAACCAATTGCCGGTCCGGAGAAACCAAAAACCCCGGACCGAGTAAATCGATCCAGGGTTTCCCTTTTTAACACAAGATCTTGATCTGATTTTTTCTTGTCCGCGGAAAAAATCTTTAATCGCTTAGGCAGGTCTTCTGACTCACGGATCATCCTACTGGCCGCGCCTTCCCATACCATTTCGGCACAGTGACATGGTTGCGGCGGTGGTCCCCGTTTACAGCGGTGGGCCCGTCCCTGACTTTCACAGGGTTCCCTTTCAAGCTCAAATGAGCACCTTGATGCTGGGGGATTATCTATTGTGTCATGTTTTTTTGTCAAGAAGAATTTTTGGAGTCTTAGCGCACAAAAACGTTTCCGGACCATGACATCTTCTGGAACCCTGTCAGGGTTCCCGGCCGGCGCTGGATCAAGATTTTTTTGGTTTTTCCGGTCTTGCGGCAGTGCTGATGTGTCTTGCGGCTGTGCTGGCGGGTGCCGTGCCGGTGACGGCCCAGGACTGGCAGTCCGGCATTAATCCGGCGCCTGTGGTGAAAAAAGAGTCGTTCTGGGTGGCCAGCCTGACCGGACTGGTGGTGGTCATGATCGTCCTGGCCGTCTGGGGGATGAGACGTACTGTCAAAGATGCGTGAACCAACACGAAAAAACCCGCAACCCAGGTGATCTGGCTCGTTTTCTTGTTGTATTGGCAGAAACTGAGACTTATGGTAAGAAATGCCGCAATGGAACGTTAAACCCGGAGATAAGGAAAGACAACCTATGCACCCCAATGGATATATCGGCCGCAAGATGCACCTGCCGCCACTCAAGGAAAAACCCGCCGTCATCATTGCCGCTTTCGGTTCCACCACCCGGGCCGGGGATGTCCTGAAAAATTTTCAGGCACACCTGGAACGGCATTTTTCAGCATATGAGATCTTTTGGGCCTATACCTCGGAAATCATCCGCCGGAAAACCGGCCTGCCCAGCCTGCACCAGACCCTGGCCCAAGTGGAAGCAGCCGGGTTCAGAAAGGCGGTGGTGCAGCCTCTGCACGTTTTTCCGGGCACCGAGTACGGGCAGATCCAGGAGACCTGTGCCTATTTTCCCGGCCTGCGGGTGTTCATGGGAGAGACGCTGTGCCATCGGTGGGATTTTATCCGGCAGACCCTGGCGGTGATGGAACAGGATTTTCTGCCGCCGGACCAGGGTGTAAACCTGCTGGCCCTGCACGGCACACCCCTGGCGGCCGACCCTGTGAATATCGTGTACCTGGGCGTGGAAAAGCTGGTGGCGGACCGGTATCCCCATGTGAGGGCTGCAGCCATTGAAGGCATCCCGGATCCGGATGCCCTGTTTACGCGGATGAAAAAGAAGCGGACCATCGACCGGGTCAAACAGGCCCGGATCATCCCCATGATGTATTTTGCGGGCATGCATGCCAGGGATGATCTGATGGGCGAAGAGGACAGCTGGCGTGCCTGCCTGGAAAAGATGGGCTTCACCGTGGACTGTCCCATGGTGGAAGTAAAGGAAAAGCCCTTGTTCAAAGGCCTGACCCATTATCCGGAAGTCACGGGTTTTCTGGCAGAACGCCTGGAGCGGGCCCTGGGACTGGCCGGTTATTTCTGAATGACGACTCTCAATTCAATTTTTATCAATGTTTATTCGAGGAGTAAAAAAATGAAACATGTATGGCATCCATTGATTGTGGGCATTCTTGCCCTGGGTTTGTTACTGACTACTGGCAGCACCATTTTTGCCCACCAACATGACATCCACAAGGAAAAAAAAGTCGGCATTCTGCTGGTGGCGTTTGGTTCCAGTGAAGCCAGCGCCCAGGTGTCGTTTGAGAATATCGACCGCAAAGTCAAGGCCGCCTGGCCGGACACCCCGGTATACTGGGCATACACCTCCCGGATCATCCGGCACAAACTGGCGAAACAGGGAAAACATCTGGATTCTCCGGCCATGGCCCTGGCCCGGATGGCGGATGACCAGTTCACCCACGTGGCCGTGCAGAGCCTGCACACCATTGCCGGATCGGAGTACCATGATCTGGGCCGCGTAGTGGGGGCGTTCAGGTCCATGGGAGTATTTGACCAGGTGATCCAGGGGTATCCGCTTCTGGCTACCCAGGCGGATATGGAAAAAGCCGTGGAGGCCCTGTTTGACATCATCCCTGCCGAAAGAAAACAACAGGATGCCGTGGTGTTTATGGGACACGGGACCCATCATCCCGGCAACGCGTTTTATCCGGCCCTGATGTTCCAGGCCCAGCAGCGGGATCCGCTGGTGTTCATCGGCGGAGTGGAAGGGTATCCGGAAATCGATGAGATCCAGTCCTGGCTGGCAGAAAAGAAAATCAAGACGGCCTGGCTGCTGCCGTTCATGTCCGTGGCCGGAGATCATGCCAAAAATGACATGGCCGGCGATGAAGCGGATTCCTGGAAATCCATTCTTTCAGAAGCCGGGATCGACTGCCACACCATTATGAAAGGCACGGCAGAATATGATTCCTTTGTGGACATCTGGGTGTCCCACCTGGAAGAGGTGTTACACCATTTTGAGTGAAACAGCCTGTTCCCCTTGAAATAGGGTTTGCCCGGCGGCATCACCCAAGCTCAAACGTGGTGATGCCATAAATTTTATCCATGGGCAAGGCCGGGGGTGTGCCGTGATACATTCTGGCGCATTCAAACACATAGGTCATCTTGTGGCGGTCCACCAGGGCCTGGGCCGCCGTGTTGACAATGGGAATGTCCAGGTAGAACGGCGCGTTTCCGGTTGCCGCCGAACAGGCACAAAACAATGCATCCGCGATGTCCGGGGTGTCAGCAAACAGCGGGCCGATCTTGTATCCCTGCCGGACCTTCCGCAGCACGGCAAACCCTTTTAACCGGCTGCCTTCCGTGTATTTGAAGGGATAGGCCTCCGGCATTTTCAGCCACCGGGTCATGAACCGCCGTCGGTCACATCCAAAGCATTCCCGGTCGTATGCCAGCACCTTTTCCAGATCAGGTTCCCTGATGGCGGACACGGCATCCTCCTGGGGCCGGGGGGTTCCCGTGCCTTCATACCGCAGATCCCGGAACGAAAGTGCAAACCCGCCCCGGTTGTAGAACGGCTGCATGGCCACCACCCCGTCCATGCCGATGGCGGCCCCGGGGTCCAGCCGTTTCAGCAAAGTATCCCGCCTCAGGTACCACAGTTTTCTGCCGATGCCCCGGCCCCGGTAGGCGGGCTTGACAATGAAAAAGCCCATGAAACCGAATGCGCCGTCATAGGAGATGATGGCGCCGCCGGCCACCAGTTCTCCCTGATCGAAAAATCCGTAAAATCCGTCTGGATCCGTGTGCCAGAAAACGTCCGCGTCATGGGGGCCGGGATTCCACCCTTCCTGGTCTGCCCAGGACACCAGAATATCCAGATGTTCCCGGTTGAGTTTGACAAAATCATAATCATCGGGCTGTTTCATTTTTCACCTCGAGTCAGATTGGATTTGAAGGAAATTTTTCTTGTTTGATACATAGGGCATAAAACAGGGTATTGTCAAGAAAAGACAATGTTCGGGGGTTGACACCGGCAGACAGACATGTCATCGTTAAATGTCGATTAACGATTAAAAGGTTTTTGCCAATGGAATCAGCACAGCTTGCCAAGGTTTTCAAAGCCCTGGGCCATCCTACCCGGATCAGAATCG
This portion of the Desulfotignum phosphitoxidans DSM 13687 genome encodes:
- a CDS encoding IS1634 family transposase, with protein sequence MAKPITGKTHVGERREKRPNGDIYVYERVTAYDEKTRKTYTVSQKLKGKIKSGTHKILPTRPKKHKGEGGLVDATRRHTGLTDILEWVGKVSGIDNDVCASFSEGDAAKILSIARYWIGSGGNTLPRLESWQVMHPLPYREAITEDVYGSLFKDVGRNEEGVQRYFSARAAHLGKSPMLAFDSTTISTYSENQSEARQGFNKDGDGLNTIKLLTLYSVKAGEPIAFSKQPGNIPDVISIENTLTQLKCLNLEKPLIVTDNGYYSQKNMMEFALRNVKFLTLVDPNIIWVRETIDALRATIAGMASTCPFDPSICGATLHRMHQFSRTRQRSRNRKIAGEKETFSRRLYVHVYYSPDNEAKKELAFRKDLLELKAQIQGGNTEFTPSAQKKIDKYLTCSKKGRGGQLKVGFNDKAITEAKRYFGYFALVSNQTMDTFTALENYRLREKIEELFAVQKGRLDGARPRTWYPDNLRGRQFTQFISLGYHCSLMKKIKEVQSKLGKNESGKTKSLLNLEKKLENWLAQRSLAQILDWFDCIETTKVQTAMGSYRWSTESVARDRLFLKYLGVNTE
- a CDS encoding type II toxin-antitoxin system VapC family toxin, producing MGLMLNTNVFIHSERSKSQIDFSPWEEYGDVYISAVTVSELLVGVHYADNESRRARRSAFVESILSKVPVLDFNTEVARVHAGLFASLSRQGMMIGAHDLIISATALVHNCAVLTENKNEFERVPGLETILFIKT
- a CDS encoding TonB-dependent receptor plug domain-containing protein; its protein translation is MKNKGIYLGIIAVFWMTAITGISAGRAEDQAVTTMDQVVVSVTQTETTSAKIGGNSVTVITAKEIEEKNPHTVLELLKTVPGVFVTSTGGMGTSSSVFIRGADEKNTLVMLDGIILNDSSHRNRSADLADINLDQVERIEVVRGAMSVMYGSNATAGVINIITKKGSRDPEATASVEGGSYGTWKTGAHASGATDKLTYAVSGSYLSRDGFSIADKDNPRIPQNGNTDEKDGYDNLTLSGNLGFEFNENFSVSSTLRYVDAQVDLDDYEGGYTGDNITSTWVPDPVSGAWVNTLVPNPDGPTYKRSESERLMGQVGINNWFAQGRVESILSYKFTRSDLQAYDNDNLPWYDYQGASDEFSWQGNIDFENHVLSFGTGYFNEAMESLSSGVADIDTHTLSYWLQDPLFVGESLVLIAGARMDDHQSFGRKTTFRIAPAYEIPSTGTRLKASFGTGFRSPSLYELYSVYGNPDLAPEKSQGWDLGVEQGFLDDHLTLGHI
- a CDS encoding chemotaxis protein CheB; this encodes MTKKELIQKKTQMKVHQITDGLTIQPNRIYVIPPNKDMAILNGTLQLMDLPQPRGFNLPIDSFFKSLAQDQGADAIGIILSGGTRSARLACFYTIDRIRT
- a CDS encoding sirohydrochlorin cobaltochelatase, translating into MKHVWHPLIVGILALGLLLTTGSTIFAHQHDIHKEKKVGILLVAFGSSEASAQVSFENIDRKVKAAWPDTPVYWAYTSRIIRHKLAKQGKHLDSPAMALARMADDQFTHVAVQSLHTIAGSEYHDLGRVVGAFRSMGVFDQVIQGYPLLATQADMEKAVEALFDIIPAERKQQDAVVFMGHGTHHPGNAFYPALMFQAQQRDPLVFIGGVEGYPEIDEIQSWLAEKKIKTAWLLPFMSVAGDHAKNDMAGDEADSWKSILSEAGIDCHTIMKGTAEYDSFVDIWVSHLEEVLHHFE
- a CDS encoding sirohydrochlorin cobaltochelatase, which gives rise to MHPNGYIGRKMHLPPLKEKPAVIIAAFGSTTRAGDVLKNFQAHLERHFSAYEIFWAYTSEIIRRKTGLPSLHQTLAQVEAAGFRKAVVQPLHVFPGTEYGQIQETCAYFPGLRVFMGETLCHRWDFIRQTLAVMEQDFLPPDQGVNLLALHGTPLAADPVNIVYLGVEKLVADRYPHVRAAAIEGIPDPDALFTRMKKKRTIDRVKQARIIPMMYFAGMHARDDLMGEEDSWRACLEKMGFTVDCPMVEVKEKPLFKGLTHYPEVTGFLAERLERALGLAGYF
- a CDS encoding GNAT family N-acetyltransferase, translated to MKQPDDYDFVKLNREHLDILVSWADQEGWNPGPHDADVFWHTDPDGFYGFFDQGELVAGGAIISYDGAFGFMGFFIVKPAYRGRGIGRKLWYLRRDTLLKRLDPGAAIGMDGVVAMQPFYNRGGFALSFRDLRYEGTGTPRPQEDAVSAIREPDLEKVLAYDRECFGCDRRRFMTRWLKMPEAYPFKYTEGSRLKGFAVLRKVRQGYKIGPLFADTPDIADALFCACSAATGNAPFYLDIPIVNTAAQALVDRHKMTYVFECARMYHGTPPALPMDKIYGITTFELG